From Acidobacteriota bacterium, one genomic window encodes:
- a CDS encoding 3-hydroxyacyl-CoA dehydrogenase/enoyl-CoA hydratase family protein, whose product MLNIGKAAVLGAGTMGAAIAAHLTNAGIPVLLLDIAPREEDVKDKNSIVKGLFEAAKKLKPAPFMLADNAKLISLGNFDEDMPKLKDCDFVIEAVVERLDIKHKIFAEVEKYRKLGSIVASNTSGIPIESIAEPFSDDFKKNFMGIHFFNPPRYMKLVEVIPTRDTDGETACQVSTFLDQRLGKGVVPAKDRPNFIANRIGVYSIMATLNEMIAMGLTPTEVDQITGKAIGHASSATFRTSDLVGLDVTAHVVSNLYPAIPEDEDRETFKAPEVMETLLEKKILGDKTNGGFFKKSKDETGKRVILELDLNTFEYKPQVKTKFPSLDAGKAIEDIPSRVKKLVWGDDKVAEFLWKTTARISRYAANRIPEIADTIVEIDNAIKWGFGWEIGVFETWDAIGVAESVERMKNEGQAIPANVQAMLDSGATSFYKYENGVRSFFDFRTNAYTEMPDRQGVIVLKTVKDRTGVIKKNQGASLIDIGDGVACLEFHSKMNSIGGETMSMMKFAIEEVEKNHVGLVIGNQGGNFSAGANIAMLLLAAQEEEWDDINLMIHTFQQANMRLRYSSKPVVAAPYGLTLGGGCEVSLHSDKVRAAGETYMGLVEVGVGLLPGGGGTKEMMMRSMDLAAKTPDADPLVFLKKTFEMIGMGKVATSAQEARSWGFLRDSDAISMNGDRLIADAKQEVLNLAAAGYTQPVHRTDILAMGEAGMAAFKIALTMMKRGGYISDHDEFVGRKIAKILCGGELNHSSQVSEQYLLDLEREGFLSLCGERKTQERIAFMLKNGKPLRN is encoded by the coding sequence ATGTTGAATATCGGAAAAGCCGCCGTTTTGGGCGCGGGGACAATGGGCGCGGCGATCGCGGCGCATCTGACGAATGCCGGAATACCGGTGCTGCTGCTCGACATCGCGCCGCGCGAAGAGGACGTGAAGGACAAGAATTCGATCGTCAAGGGACTGTTCGAAGCCGCCAAAAAGCTCAAGCCGGCGCCGTTTATGCTCGCCGACAACGCGAAACTCATCTCGCTCGGCAACTTTGACGAGGATATGCCGAAGCTGAAGGACTGCGACTTCGTCATCGAAGCCGTCGTCGAGCGGCTCGACATCAAGCACAAGATCTTCGCCGAGGTAGAGAAATACCGCAAGCTCGGATCGATCGTCGCCTCGAACACGAGCGGAATCCCGATCGAATCGATCGCCGAACCGTTTTCCGACGATTTCAAGAAGAATTTTATGGGGATCCATTTCTTCAACCCGCCGCGCTATATGAAGCTCGTTGAAGTGATCCCGACCCGGGACACCGACGGCGAAACGGCGTGTCAGGTCTCGACGTTTCTCGACCAGCGGCTCGGCAAAGGCGTCGTGCCGGCCAAGGACCGGCCGAATTTCATCGCCAACCGCATCGGCGTCTATTCGATAATGGCGACGCTCAACGAAATGATCGCGATGGGATTGACGCCGACCGAGGTCGATCAGATCACCGGCAAGGCGATCGGCCACGCTTCGTCGGCGACGTTCCGCACATCCGATCTCGTCGGGCTCGACGTCACGGCGCACGTCGTCTCGAACCTTTATCCGGCGATTCCCGAAGACGAGGACCGCGAGACGTTCAAGGCTCCCGAAGTGATGGAGACGCTACTCGAAAAGAAGATTCTGGGTGACAAGACGAACGGCGGATTTTTCAAGAAGTCGAAGGACGAAACCGGCAAACGGGTGATCCTCGAACTTGACTTGAACACCTTCGAATACAAACCGCAAGTGAAGACGAAATTCCCGTCGCTCGACGCCGGAAAGGCGATCGAGGATATACCTTCGCGAGTCAAAAAGCTCGTCTGGGGCGACGACAAGGTTGCCGAGTTCCTGTGGAAAACGACGGCGCGCATTTCGCGTTACGCGGCGAACCGCATTCCGGAGATCGCCGACACGATCGTCGAGATCGACAACGCGATCAAATGGGGCTTCGGCTGGGAGATCGGAGTGTTCGAAACGTGGGACGCGATCGGCGTCGCCGAGTCGGTCGAACGGATGAAAAACGAAGGCCAGGCGATCCCGGCGAATGTTCAGGCAATGCTCGACTCGGGCGCGACATCGTTCTACAAATACGAGAACGGCGTCCGTTCGTTCTTCGATTTTCGGACGAACGCTTACACGGAAATGCCTGACCGGCAGGGAGTTATAGTTCTCAAAACGGTCAAGGACCGGACCGGCGTCATCAAGAAGAATCAAGGTGCGAGCCTGATCGATATCGGCGACGGCGTCGCGTGTCTAGAGTTTCATTCGAAAATGAACTCGATCGGCGGCGAAACGATGTCGATGATGAAATTCGCGATCGAGGAAGTCGAAAAGAATCACGTCGGACTCGTCATCGGAAATCAGGGCGGCAATTTCTCGGCCGGCGCGAACATCGCGATGCTCTTGCTCGCGGCGCAGGAAGAGGAATGGGACGACATCAACCTGATGATCCACACGTTCCAGCAGGCGAATATGCGCCTTCGTTATTCTTCGAAGCCGGTCGTCGCCGCGCCTTACGGGCTGACGCTCGGCGGCGGATGCGAGGTGTCGCTCCACTCGGACAAGGTCCGTGCGGCCGGTGAAACGTATATGGGACTCGTCGAAGTCGGCGTCGGTCTGCTTCCGGGCGGCGGCGGAACGAAGGAAATGATGATGCGTTCGATGGATCTGGCGGCGAAAACGCCGGATGCGGATCCGCTTGTGTTTTTGAAGAAGACGTTCGAGATGATCGGAATGGGCAAGGTCGCGACGAGCGCCCAAGAGGCGCGTTCCTGGGGATTCTTGCGCGATTCGGACGCGATCTCGATGAACGGCGACCGGCTCATCGCCGATGCGAAACAGGAAGTTCTCAATCTCGCCGCGGCGGGCTACACGCAGCCGGTCCACCGAACCGACATCCTCGCGATGGGCGAAGCCGGAATGGCGGCGTTCAAGATCGCGCTGACGATGATGAAACGCGGCGGATATATCTCCGACCACGACGAGTTCGTCGGCCGTAAGATCGCGAAGATTCTTTGCGGCGGTGAACTTAATCATTCGTCGCAGGTTTCGGAACAGTATCTGCTCGACCTCGAGCGCGAAGGATTTCTGAGCCTGTGCGGCGAACGCAAAACGCAGGAACGCATCGCGTTTATGCTCAAGAACGGCAAACCGTTGAGGAACTAG
- a CDS encoding Uma2 family endonuclease encodes MTLLIETPHKVSADELIARLYRTEGKAEIVNGEIVEFMSTGDDPSSAAANIFVSLKQYERQTKFGRAYTDNVGFLVDLPNRKSFSPDASFFTGERAGMKFLHGAPVFAVEVRSETDYGPNAEREMAAKRADYFAAGTKVVWDVDLLSETPIRSYSSDDPENPRVFKRGETADAEPSLPGWNFPVNELFD; translated from the coding sequence ATGACCTTACTCATTGAAACACCGCACAAAGTCTCGGCCGATGAACTCATCGCGCGCCTTTATCGCACCGAAGGCAAGGCCGAGATCGTAAATGGAGAAATAGTTGAATTTATGTCCACAGGAGACGACCCCTCATCGGCGGCTGCGAATATCTTCGTCAGCTTGAAACAATACGAAAGACAAACCAAATTCGGCCGCGCGTACACCGACAACGTCGGTTTCCTCGTCGATCTTCCGAACCGGAAATCCTTCAGTCCCGACGCTTCGTTCTTCACCGGCGAGCGCGCCGGGATGAAATTCCTCCACGGCGCTCCGGTCTTTGCCGTCGAAGTCCGAAGCGAAACCGACTACGGCCCGAACGCCGAACGCGAAATGGCCGCCAAACGCGCCGATTATTTCGCCGCCGGAACAAAGGTTGTCTGGGACGTCGATCTCTTGAGCGAAACGCCGATCAGATCATACTCGTCGGATGATCCAGAAAATCCGCGCGTTTTCAAGCGCGGCGAGACTGCTGATGCGGAGCCGTCGCTTCCGGGTTGGAACTTTCCGGTAAACGAATTGTTCGATTAG
- a CDS encoding (2Fe-2S)-binding protein, translated as MAKISVNKKVFETDADPATPVLWIIRDELGLTGTKFGCGIAQCGSCTIHVDGEPRRACITPLSTVAGKEITTIEGLSENSDHPLQKAWVETDVPQCGYCQSGQIMAAAGLLKKTKNPTDADIDAAMNGIICRCGTYNRIRAAIKQAAMNGGK; from the coding sequence TTGGCAAAGATCAGCGTAAACAAAAAAGTTTTCGAAACCGACGCCGATCCGGCGACGCCCGTGCTATGGATCATTCGCGACGAACTCGGTTTGACCGGCACGAAATTCGGCTGCGGCATCGCCCAATGCGGTTCCTGCACGATCCACGTCGACGGCGAACCGCGGCGCGCGTGCATCACTCCGCTCAGCACCGTCGCGGGCAAGGAGATCACGACGATCGAGGGGCTTTCCGAGAACTCCGACCATCCGCTCCAAAAGGCTTGGGTCGAGACGGACGTTCCGCAATGCGGTTACTGTCAATCCGGCCAAATAATGGCGGCCGCAGGTTTGCTCAAAAAGACCAAAAACCCGACCGACGCCGACATCGACGCCGCGATGAACGGGATCATTTGCCGTTGCGGCACTTACAACCGGATCCGCGCGGCGATCAAGCAGGCGGCAATGAACGGAGGCAAATAG
- a CDS encoding xanthine dehydrogenase family protein molybdopterin-binding subunit yields the protein MKNNIDRRSFLKASLTAGGALLVTISMPQISRAAEKFAPGTAAGDFQPNAFIKISKDGKVTVTVGQAEMGQGVYTSLPMIVADELEVDWSNVTYESAPAAAAFANPLFGTQGTGGSTSVKAFFAPLRKSAATVREMLVSAAAQQWGVATDSCKAENGKVVHAATGKSLNYGDLLEAAAKIAPSANPKLKDPKDFKYIGTSVKRLDSPAKVNGRAVFGLDVRLPGMLYATVQRSPVIGGKVKSVDDTAAKAVKGVRNVITLESGVAVVADNYFAASRGRRALKIVWDEGKMATVSSESILASYIEAAEKEKGLVAKKIGDADAARSKAFKTVEAVYIAPFLAHATMEPMNFTADVRADSAELWGGSQLQMVVQARIAKALGFAPDKVKVNTTLLGGGFGRRVGIDYVLDSALLSKATGKPVKVVWTREDDIQNDFYRPFTYNKISAGIDADGKPVFWDHRIVNASLMASLAEPVFGFPFPDGQLDDSSFEGAHNLPYQIPNLQVDWIRKDTGVPGGFWRSVGSSHTAFTVECFLDELAAAAGKDPLEYRLSLLDKNSRHAGVLRLAAEKAGWATKPAAGVFRGIAVAESFGSFVAQVAEVSVGKDGAVKVHRVVCAVDCGQVVNPDTVAAQMEGGIVYGLTAALYGEITLKTGRVQQSNFNNYKMLRMSEMPKVEVHILPSKEPHGGVGEPGTPPIAPAVVNAIFAATGKRVRSLPIKP from the coding sequence ATGAAAAACAACATCGATCGACGTTCGTTTCTCAAGGCAAGCCTCACCGCCGGCGGCGCGCTTTTGGTGACGATATCAATGCCGCAGATCTCCCGGGCGGCCGAGAAATTCGCGCCCGGAACCGCGGCCGGCGACTTTCAGCCGAACGCTTTTATCAAGATCTCCAAGGACGGCAAAGTAACCGTCACGGTCGGCCAAGCCGAGATGGGTCAGGGCGTTTACACGTCTTTGCCGATGATCGTCGCCGACGAACTCGAGGTTGACTGGTCCAACGTCACATACGAATCCGCTCCGGCGGCAGCGGCGTTCGCCAATCCACTGTTCGGCACCCAGGGAACAGGCGGGAGCACCAGCGTCAAGGCCTTTTTCGCCCCACTCAGAAAATCGGCGGCGACAGTCCGCGAGATGCTCGTTTCGGCCGCCGCGCAACAGTGGGGAGTCGCGACGGATTCCTGCAAAGCCGAAAATGGAAAGGTCGTTCACGCGGCAACCGGCAAATCCCTGAACTACGGCGACTTGCTCGAAGCGGCCGCGAAGATCGCTCCGTCCGCGAATCCGAAACTCAAGGATCCGAAGGACTTCAAATACATAGGCACGTCCGTCAAACGGCTCGACTCGCCGGCTAAGGTGAACGGCAGGGCGGTGTTCGGTCTCGACGTCCGGTTGCCGGGAATGCTCTACGCGACGGTTCAGCGTTCACCCGTCATCGGCGGAAAGGTAAAGAGCGTTGACGATACTGCCGCAAAAGCCGTCAAGGGCGTCCGAAATGTGATCACGCTCGAATCGGGCGTCGCGGTCGTCGCCGACAACTATTTTGCCGCCAGCCGCGGCCGACGCGCGTTGAAAATCGTCTGGGACGAGGGAAAAATGGCGACGGTTTCGAGCGAGTCGATCCTCGCGAGCTACATCGAGGCCGCGGAAAAAGAAAAAGGACTCGTCGCGAAAAAAATCGGCGACGCGGACGCCGCGCGCTCGAAGGCGTTTAAGACCGTCGAGGCGGTTTACATCGCGCCGTTCCTGGCGCACGCGACGATGGAGCCGATGAACTTTACCGCCGACGTCCGCGCTGACAGCGCTGAACTCTGGGGCGGAAGCCAGCTCCAGATGGTCGTTCAGGCGCGGATCGCGAAAGCGCTCGGTTTCGCTCCCGACAAGGTCAAGGTGAACACGACCCTGCTCGGCGGCGGATTCGGACGTCGCGTCGGGATCGACTACGTTCTCGATTCGGCTTTGCTTTCAAAGGCGACGGGCAAACCTGTCAAGGTCGTCTGGACTCGCGAGGATGACATCCAGAACGACTTCTATCGTCCTTTTACCTACAACAAGATCTCGGCCGGGATCGACGCGGACGGCAAGCCCGTTTTCTGGGATCACCGGATCGTCAATGCGTCGCTGATGGCGTCGCTCGCCGAGCCCGTTTTCGGATTTCCGTTCCCGGACGGCCAGCTTGACGATTCGTCCTTCGAGGGCGCGCATAATCTTCCGTATCAGATCCCGAACCTGCAGGTTGACTGGATCCGCAAGGATACGGGCGTTCCGGGCGGTTTTTGGCGGTCTGTCGGAAGTTCGCATACGGCATTCACGGTCGAGTGCTTCCTGGACGAATTGGCGGCGGCGGCGGGAAAGGATCCGCTCGAATATCGGCTTTCGCTTCTGGACAAGAATTCAAGGCATGCAGGCGTTTTGCGTTTGGCCGCTGAAAAGGCCGGCTGGGCGACGAAACCTGCCGCCGGAGTCTTCCGCGGAATCGCGGTCGCCGAAAGCTTTGGCAGTTTTGTCGCGCAGGTCGCAGAAGTTTCCGTCGGCAAGGACGGGGCCGTCAAAGTGCATCGGGTCGTCTGCGCAGTTGACTGCGGGCAGGTCGTCAATCCTGACACGGTCGCCGCGCAGATGGAAGGCGGGATCGTTTACGGCCTGACCGCCGCGCTGTATGGCGAGATAACCCTCAAGACCGGACGTGTTCAACAGAGCAACTTCAATAACTACAAGATGTTGCGGATGAGCGAGATGCCGAAGGTGGAGGTTCACATTCTCCCGAGCAAGGAACCGCACGGCGGAGTCGGCGAACCCGGAACGCCGCCAATCGCTCCGGCGGTCGTCAACGCGATCTTCGCCGCCACCGGCAAACGCGTTCGGAGTTTGCCGATAAAGCCGTAA
- a CDS encoding peptidoglycan-binding protein, with translation MKHLLLVILASLFLGVSIHAQTTTPKPQTTMETKARKPIFRATKDQIIQVQRMLKTTESGSMDDLFRIEIKKYQSSNGLKSTGTLNRATLEKMGVPLTEGQKAIPVDPNSFASADSNKTTKRGPVFRATKDQVTAAQNLLKSRGLLSAEPTGKLDPETRAALKAYQETNGLKATGTLNQTTLEKMGIALTDKQRENASKASQ, from the coding sequence ATGAAACACTTACTCTTAGTGATTCTCGCGTCACTGTTTTTGGGCGTCTCAATTCACGCTCAGACCACCACACCGAAACCTCAGACGACTATGGAAACGAAGGCCCGCAAACCGATTTTCCGCGCCACGAAGGACCAGATCATTCAGGTCCAGAGAATGCTCAAAACAACTGAATCGGGGTCGATGGACGATCTCTTCCGGATCGAGATAAAGAAGTATCAGTCGTCGAACGGACTCAAATCGACCGGCACGCTCAATCGCGCGACGCTCGAGAAAATGGGCGTCCCGCTCACTGAAGGACAAAAGGCGATTCCGGTCGATCCGAATTCGTTTGCCTCGGCCGATTCGAACAAAACGACCAAGCGCGGACCGGTTTTCCGGGCCACGAAGGATCAGGTGACCGCCGCTCAGAACTTGTTGAAGAGCCGAGGGTTGCTGTCGGCAGAACCGACCGGCAAACTCGACCCCGAAACCCGCGCGGCCCTCAAGGCTTATCAGGAAACGAACGGCCTGAAGGCGACCGGGACTTTGAATCAAACGACGCTCGAAAAGATGGGGATCGCGCTCACCGACAAACAGCGCGAGAACGCTTCCAAAGCATCGCAATAA
- a CDS encoding sterol desaturase family protein gives MQETNVYFYITPIALVFILLEIAACWATKRRLITFNEAIANFGTQLGNQTTNVLVMVGVFYAYGYLWEHFRIFTIPINWWSSILLLLGVDFVFYWIHRWGHEINILWAAHSPHHSAEEMNFFVALRASVTQRLSSFLFFWVLTIVGFQPAHIYTVVAIHLFIAFLHHTEFIYKFPRPIEWLFTTPSHHRVHHGVNLQYLDKNYGEFLIIWDRMFGTFEEEQEPVAYGILDHPNSWNPIRINFHFYIALWKMAVAAPFWWDKIRVWFMPAGWVPRGLPTKEKPDINRGNQVKFRPEMFANSRFYMVLQVVLGIALMIGVISNTYGWTTGEKWFGAAMLWWQIINWSGILEAKSWTWISESLRNLATPAAVIAMSEIYQPSALMFAVIAVSLFCVFWTVSFFRPGSPRLATA, from the coding sequence ATGCAGGAAACCAACGTCTATTTTTATATAACACCGATCGCGCTCGTGTTCATCCTGCTCGAGATCGCGGCCTGCTGGGCGACGAAACGGCGGTTGATCACGTTCAACGAAGCGATCGCCAACTTCGGGACGCAGCTCGGCAATCAAACAACGAATGTGCTTGTGATGGTCGGGGTCTTCTACGCTTACGGCTATTTGTGGGAGCATTTTCGGATTTTCACGATCCCGATCAACTGGTGGAGTTCGATCCTGCTTTTGCTCGGAGTTGATTTCGTCTTCTATTGGATTCACCGCTGGGGGCACGAGATCAATATCCTCTGGGCCGCGCATTCGCCGCATCATTCGGCCGAGGAGATGAACTTTTTCGTCGCCTTGCGCGCGAGCGTCACCCAGCGGCTTTCCTCGTTCCTGTTCTTTTGGGTTCTGACGATCGTCGGCTTTCAGCCGGCGCATATCTACACCGTCGTCGCGATTCATCTGTTCATCGCGTTTTTGCATCACACGGAGTTCATTTACAAATTCCCGCGACCGATAGAATGGCTGTTCACGACGCCTTCGCACCATCGCGTGCACCACGGCGTGAACTTGCAGTATCTCGACAAGAATTACGGCGAGTTTCTGATCATTTGGGATCGGATGTTCGGAACTTTTGAGGAGGAACAGGAGCCGGTCGCGTACGGTATTCTCGATCATCCGAATTCGTGGAACCCGATCCGCATCAATTTTCACTTCTATATCGCGCTCTGGAAGATGGCCGTCGCGGCACCGTTTTGGTGGGACAAGATCCGCGTTTGGTTTATGCCTGCGGGTTGGGTTCCTCGCGGACTGCCGACGAAAGAAAAACCCGACATAAACCGTGGAAACCAAGTGAAGTTTCGCCCCGAGATGTTCGCTAACTCACGGTTTTATATGGTCTTGCAGGTAGTGCTCGGGATTGCCTTGATGATCGGAGTGATCTCGAATACTTACGGCTGGACTACCGGTGAAAAGTGGTTCGGCGCGGCGATGCTCTGGTGGCAGATCATAAATTGGAGCGGGATTCTTGAGGCGAAATCCTGGACGTGGATCTCGGAATCGCTTCGAAATCTCGCGACGCCGGCAGCGGTGATCGCGATGAGCGAGATCTATCAGCCTTCGGCACTGATGTTTGCGGTCATTGCCGTTTCGCTCTTTTGCGTTTTCTGGACGGTGTCGTTTTTCCGGCCCGGAAGTCCGCGACTTGCGACGGCATAA
- a CDS encoding acetate kinase — MNVLVLNCGSSSLKFQLIATDLERIAQHRDQRLAHGQIEHIGGAAIITLTAEGKISQRSAKPIRDIRAGVETILRWIASEASEIDEIKSLADIHAVGHRVVHGGERFSESVVITDEVMRGIEDCIELAPLHNPANIKGILAAREIIGTGLPQVAVFDTAFHQTLPEKAYLYAIPYQFYRRHKIRRYGFHGTSHRYVAFRYRHLLDIPREMVNIITLHLGNGCSITAIKGGNSIETSMGLTPLEGMMMGTRSGDLDPAIIEFICAREGFSVHEVEMLLNTQSGLLGISGLTNDMRELLAEADENNDRRARLAIEIFCYRVSKYIGSYLAAMNGADAIVFGGGIGENSPHIRSMICENLKWLGVELDADRNEGLDYAAEGRISTENSRLGVYVIPTNEELLIARDTVRLVS; from the coding sequence ATGAACGTTCTTGTCCTGAACTGCGGCAGTTCGTCGCTCAAATTTCAACTGATCGCAACCGATCTGGAGCGTATCGCGCAACATCGCGACCAACGCCTCGCCCACGGACAGATCGAGCACATTGGCGGTGCGGCGATCATCACCCTGACCGCGGAGGGAAAGATCTCCCAACGCTCTGCAAAGCCGATCAGAGACATCCGGGCGGGAGTCGAAACCATTCTCCGCTGGATCGCCTCCGAGGCTTCGGAAATCGATGAAATCAAGAGCCTTGCGGATATTCACGCGGTCGGGCATCGGGTTGTTCACGGCGGTGAGCGTTTCTCTGAATCAGTGGTCATTACCGACGAGGTGATGCGCGGAATCGAAGACTGCATTGAACTGGCGCCGCTTCACAATCCTGCGAACATCAAAGGAATTCTCGCCGCCCGCGAAATTATCGGCACGGGGCTTCCGCAGGTCGCCGTCTTCGATACGGCGTTTCATCAGACCTTGCCCGAAAAGGCCTATCTTTACGCGATCCCGTATCAATTCTATCGCCGCCACAAAATCCGGCGCTACGGTTTTCACGGCACGTCGCATCGTTACGTCGCTTTTCGCTATCGGCACCTTCTCGACATCCCGCGCGAAATGGTGAATATTATTACGCTTCATCTCGGCAACGGCTGTTCGATCACGGCCATAAAAGGCGGCAACTCGATCGAAACTTCGATGGGGCTGACACCGCTGGAAGGCATGATGATGGGAACCCGCTCGGGCGATCTGGATCCGGCAATCATTGAGTTCATTTGTGCCCGGGAAGGCTTCTCGGTGCACGAGGTCGAAATGCTTCTGAACACTCAATCGGGACTTCTCGGCATATCGGGATTAACCAATGATATGCGTGAATTGCTCGCCGAAGCAGATGAAAACAATGATCGCCGGGCGCGTCTCGCAATCGAAATATTCTGTTATCGCGTGTCCAAATACATCGGTTCGTATCTCGCGGCGATGAACGGTGCCGACGCAATCGTCTTTGGGGGCGGCATCGGCGAGAATTCACCGCATATCAGATCGATGATCTGCGAGAATCTCAAATGGCTGGGAGTCGAGCTGGACGCCGATCGCAATGAGGGACTCGATTATGCTGCCGAAGGCCGCATCAGCACGGAAAATTCTCGTTTGGGCGTCTACGTGATTCCGACAAACGAGGAATTACTGATCGCCCGCGATACCGTTCGGCTTGTCAGTTAA
- a CDS encoding site-2 protease family protein yields MEAQVKLGRIFGIQIGLHYSWLIIAVLISLSLSNYFSGVHPDWSRGTIWTIAIATAILFFVAIILHELSHATVAKMRGLPVSSITLFALGGVAQLDKEPEDPKTEFWMAIAGPIASVVIGAVCLGLAWTLGWTPPADPVTPLMAMLVWLGYINFALAFFNTIPSYPMDGGRVLRAIVWWFTGNANRATRAASLTGQFVAFGFIFSGLWQFFSGAGFGGLWMAFIGWFLLTAAKASYVQVELKEKLGGVSVGDLMSRDCPVLDSNENLQTFVDDHLLRTGQRCFMVVQNGEPVGLITPNEIAAVERRLWAFKTTIDAMRPIESLFTVAPEMPAIEALEIIGREGVNQLPVVENGKLKGIISREQIVNYLFTREQLNL; encoded by the coding sequence ATGGAAGCCCAGGTCAAACTTGGTCGGATCTTCGGAATTCAAATCGGTCTGCATTACAGCTGGCTGATCATCGCGGTGTTGATCTCGCTCTCGCTTTCGAATTACTTCTCCGGAGTACATCCTGATTGGAGTCGCGGCACGATCTGGACAATCGCGATAGCGACGGCGATTCTGTTCTTCGTCGCCATCATTCTTCACGAACTGTCGCACGCGACGGTCGCCAAGATGCGGGGTTTGCCGGTGAGTTCCATCACGCTTTTCGCACTCGGCGGAGTCGCACAACTCGACAAAGAGCCGGAAGATCCAAAAACGGAATTTTGGATGGCAATTGCCGGTCCGATCGCGAGTGTGGTCATCGGGGCTGTCTGTTTGGGGCTGGCCTGGACGCTAGGATGGACGCCGCCGGCCGATCCCGTTACGCCGCTTATGGCAATGCTCGTTTGGCTCGGTTACATCAATTTCGCGCTTGCATTCTTCAATACCATCCCAAGCTATCCGATGGACGGCGGGCGTGTGCTCCGAGCCATTGTCTGGTGGTTCACCGGCAACGCCAACCGGGCGACGCGAGCCGCATCGCTGACCGGACAATTCGTCGCCTTCGGCTTTATCTTTTCAGGACTGTGGCAGTTCTTTAGCGGGGCGGGTTTCGGCGGATTGTGGATGGCGTTCATCGGTTGGTTTCTCCTGACCGCCGCCAAGGCAAGCTATGTGCAGGTCGAACTCAAGGAAAAACTTGGGGGCGTGAGTGTCGGTGATTTGATGTCGCGGGATTGTCCCGTTCTCGACAGCAACGAAAATTTGCAGACATTTGTCGACGATCATCTCCTCAGGACCGGACAGCGTTGTTTTATGGTAGTTCAAAACGGCGAACCGGTCGGGCTGATAACGCCTAACGAGATAGCGGCCGTTGAACGCCGTCTTTGGGCTTTTAAAACAACGATCGATGCGATGCGGCCGATCGAGAGTCTTTTTACGGTAGCGCCTGAGATGCCTGCGATTGAAGCCTTGGAGATCATCGGACGCGAAGGTGTCAATCAATTGCCCGTCGTCGAAAACGGAAAACTCAAGGGAATCATTTCGCGCGAACAGATCGTCAATTATCTGTTCACCCGCGAGCAATTGAATTTGTAG